From one Melioribacteraceae bacterium genomic stretch:
- a CDS encoding cation:proton antiporter gives MEFKLLNDIVIIFALSIIILLIFHKLKLPTIIGFLITGVLTGPFGFGLVESVHQVEVLAEIGILLLLFTIGIEFSFKEMVQLKRSVLIGGSIQVFLTTIIVALLFNFYGGNFNEAIFIGFLAALSSTAILLKSYSEKGEMETPHGKILLSILIFQDIIVVPMILFTPILAGLSGNLITEVSILLLKALGVIILVFIGTKYVVPFLLHHVAKTRSRELFLFTILVICFGIVWVTGELGLSLALGAFLAGLIISESEYSHQALGHVMPFRDAFSSLFFVSIGMLLDIKFLLNNLPVALGLTLIVVIVKSVIGVTSIKILRIPWRISIIAGLALAQVGEFSFILAKTGMSFGFLNENFYQNFLSVSILTMSLTPVYLKISPLIGDIVAKIFNDKFHSSDSSGIHDYLEDHLIVVGFGINGRNLARAAVKANIPFIVLETNPDTVKEEREHGINIIFGDAVYPDILAQANIKKARIIVIAINDPTAVQRIVSQAKAANPNVFIIVRTRHVNEVETLQKLGADEVIPEEYETSIEIFARVLVKYLIPRNQIEKFIHEVRSADYQMFRSLSEDIAPMQNLKLQFPDLRLCNFVIEKESSLANKSLAELDLRNKYGFSIFAIKSGNEVIGNPHASTILREDDIVFVLSKVEDIATLTDIFSV, from the coding sequence ATGGAATTCAAATTACTCAATGATATTGTTATCATATTCGCTTTATCGATTATAATTCTTCTGATCTTTCATAAATTAAAACTTCCTACCATTATTGGTTTCTTAATAACAGGTGTACTTACAGGTCCTTTCGGATTTGGGTTAGTGGAATCGGTACATCAAGTTGAAGTACTTGCCGAAATAGGTATTCTTTTACTGTTGTTTACCATTGGCATTGAGTTCTCATTTAAGGAAATGGTACAGCTTAAGCGTTCTGTTTTAATCGGTGGATCAATTCAAGTTTTCTTAACCACTATAATTGTTGCATTACTATTCAATTTCTATGGCGGAAATTTTAATGAAGCTATTTTTATAGGATTTCTTGCCGCGCTTAGTTCAACAGCCATCTTACTTAAAAGTTATAGTGAAAAAGGCGAGATGGAAACTCCGCACGGAAAGATTCTTCTCTCAATTTTGATATTTCAGGATATTATCGTTGTACCGATGATTTTATTCACTCCGATTTTAGCCGGATTAAGCGGTAATCTAATTACCGAAGTCTCAATTTTATTACTGAAAGCATTGGGTGTAATAATATTAGTATTTATTGGGACTAAGTATGTTGTTCCGTTTTTACTTCATCACGTTGCAAAAACTAGGAGCAGAGAACTATTCTTATTCACAATTCTCGTTATTTGTTTTGGAATCGTTTGGGTTACAGGCGAGCTTGGATTGTCACTTGCACTTGGTGCTTTTTTAGCCGGACTTATTATTTCGGAATCAGAATATTCACATCAGGCTTTAGGTCATGTGATGCCTTTCCGTGATGCATTTTCAAGTTTGTTTTTTGTCTCCATCGGAATGTTGTTGGATATAAAGTTTTTATTAAACAATTTACCGGTAGCACTTGGCTTAACACTAATCGTGGTTATTGTTAAATCAGTCATCGGCGTTACTTCGATTAAAATACTAAGAATTCCATGGCGTATTTCAATTATTGCCGGTTTAGCTCTCGCTCAAGTTGGAGAGTTTTCATTTATTCTTGCTAAGACAGGTATGAGTTTCGGATTTTTAAATGAAAATTTTTATCAAAATTTTCTTTCTGTTTCAATATTGACAATGTCTCTCACACCGGTTTATTTGAAAATTTCACCACTTATTGGAGATATAGTTGCGAAGATTTTTAATGATAAATTTCACTCATCCGATTCTTCAGGAATACATGATTATTTAGAAGATCATTTAATAGTTGTTGGCTTTGGAATAAACGGAAGAAATCTTGCCCGTGCTGCAGTAAAAGCCAACATACCGTTCATTGTTCTGGAAACTAATCCGGATACAGTAAAAGAGGAAAGAGAACATGGAATAAATATAATTTTTGGAGATGCGGTTTATCCCGATATACTAGCCCAAGCAAATATTAAAAAAGCAAGAATTATTGTGATTGCAATAAATGATCCAACTGCCGTTCAAAGAATTGTATCACAAGCAAAAGCCGCAAATCCGAATGTGTTTATTATCGTTAGAACGAGACATGTCAACGAAGTTGAAACATTGCAAAAACTCGGGGCGGATGAAGTAATTCCTGAAGAATATGAAACCTCTATCGAAATTTTTGCGCGTGTTTTAGTTAAGTATTTGATACCACGTAATCAAATCGAAAAATTTATTCACGAAGTTCGTTCTGCTGATTACCAAATGTTCAGATCATTATCTGAAGATATTGCTCCAATGCAAAATTTAAAATTACAGTTCCCCGATTTACGGCTATGCAATTTTGTAATAGAAAAAGAATCCAGCCTGGCAAATAAATCATTGGCAGAACTTGACTTAAGGAATAAGTATGGTTTCTCAATTTTTGCAATTAAAAGTGGAAACGAAGTAATTGGAAATCCACATGCTTCAACAATACTTAGAGAAGATGATATAGTTTTTGTTCTCTCCAAAGTAGAAGATATCGCAACTCTAACAGATATTTTCAGTGTTTAG
- a CDS encoding rhomboid family intramembrane serine protease, with product MNDEKIKFRKAILTSSIILLIIWIVKIIEISFGLSFVQYGLLPKSFAFPPGVFLFHFIHSGFEHLISNSFPILFLVTAIVYFYPNSAFRVMALIFLFSGIMVWFIGRPSYHIGASAFVYGLITFTFFSGIIKWDRRSIVLSLIVTFLYGGFTWGVLPLDDKVSWEGHLSGAVLGFICAVAFRKLDPYNKFERLEDEEDEIDELEN from the coding sequence ATGAATGATGAAAAAATTAAATTTCGTAAAGCTATATTAACTTCCTCAATCATTTTATTGATTATATGGATTGTTAAAATAATTGAAATTTCTTTTGGTCTAAGTTTTGTACAGTACGGTTTACTGCCTAAAAGTTTTGCATTCCCCCCGGGAGTTTTTCTGTTTCATTTTATTCATTCCGGTTTTGAGCATCTAATCTCAAATTCTTTTCCGATATTATTTTTGGTTACCGCAATTGTCTATTTTTATCCAAACTCTGCATTTCGGGTGATGGCATTAATATTTCTGTTTTCCGGTATTATGGTTTGGTTTATCGGACGCCCCTCTTATCATATTGGCGCAAGTGCGTTTGTTTACGGACTAATTACATTCACATTTTTCTCCGGCATAATAAAATGGGATAGAAGATCAATTGTACTTTCTTTAATTGTTACATTTCTTTATGGTGGATTTACTTGGGGAGTGTTACCTTTAGACGACAAAGTTTCTTGGGAAGGACATTTATCGGGTGCAGTACTGGGTTTTATATGCGCTGTTGCATTCCGGAAGCTTGATCCTTATAATAAATTTGAACGCTTGGAGGATGAAGAAGATGAGATCGACGAATTGGAGAACTAG
- a CDS encoding serine protease produces the protein MKKMRSTNWRTRLLKNISFMLFIGLIFSSCTSETEIRKVTYPELFDGKYDSEFPARSSSEQLEKISNSIRLVNSIAFYRTYHFNLNDSITVSSIINEDYKNYVASSTIFDETASGTGTLIYSYRDVLAILTCAHVINFPDSIKSFHLTESGKRTEYLKSFSLIVKQDIYVVPSYEEGNFELILQDNDLDIAILKKKLKSEQLFKVPTLSIPLGNAAELNWGTFVYVFGFPANYKMISKAIVSSPNYDKKSSFIIDAVANQGMSGGIVLAIRDGIPNFELVGMVLSAPASYEYVLRPHKESEMVVGSEYKGRLVADAQRNIKFGITKVLSIEAILRFIEKNKSTLSKHEIQYDYVFR, from the coding sequence ATGAAGAAGATGAGATCGACGAATTGGAGAACTAGGCTATTAAAGAATATTTCTTTCATGCTTTTTATTGGTTTGATTTTTTCAAGTTGTACTTCCGAAACCGAAATACGCAAGGTTACATATCCCGAATTATTTGATGGAAAATATGACAGCGAATTCCCCGCAAGAAGCAGTTCTGAACAATTAGAGAAAATTTCCAATTCAATTAGACTTGTAAACAGTATTGCCTTCTACAGAACTTACCACTTTAATTTAAATGATAGCATAACAGTTTCGTCAATAATAAATGAAGATTATAAAAATTATGTTGCTAGTTCAACAATATTTGATGAGACTGCCTCCGGCACCGGTACTCTCATTTATAGTTATCGAGATGTTCTTGCCATATTAACATGCGCGCATGTAATCAATTTTCCCGATTCAATAAAATCATTTCACTTAACCGAAAGTGGTAAAAGGACCGAATACTTAAAAAGTTTTTCTCTAATTGTTAAGCAAGATATTTATGTTGTTCCTTCCTACGAAGAAGGAAATTTTGAACTTATTCTACAAGACAATGATCTCGACATTGCTATTCTTAAAAAGAAATTAAAAAGTGAACAGTTATTCAAGGTTCCGACCTTAAGTATTCCACTCGGAAATGCTGCTGAATTAAATTGGGGAACATTTGTATATGTATTCGGATTTCCTGCTAATTATAAAATGATATCTAAAGCGATTGTTTCAAGTCCAAATTATGATAAAAAATCATCATTCATAATTGATGCTGTTGCTAATCAAGGAATGAGCGGTGGAATTGTTTTAGCAATACGTGATGGTATCCCAAATTTTGAACTGGTTGGAATGGTCCTTTCGGCTCCGGCTTCTTATGAGTATGTTTTAAGACCTCATAAAGAGAGTGAGATGGTAGTCGGTTCAGAATATAAAGGACGTCTAGTTGCTGATGCCCAACGTAATATCAAGTTCGGAATTACTAAAGTGTTATCAATTGAAGCTATTCTCAGATTTATAGAAAAAAATAAGTCAACTCTAAGTAAACATGAAATTCAATATGATTACGTTTTTAGGTAA
- a CDS encoding HAD hydrolase-like protein, with product MIELSKYKHIIWDWNGTILSDLDMCVNIINELLEAHDMQTISTEQYKSVFTIPVENYYKEIGFDFSKKSFEIIGKEWMDEYERRKYDDAIIHPAVSKIISSIHQNGQSQSILSAYMQHTLEELVSHYNLTEYFDYLVGAGDIYAYGKVEQGKMLMNKLGLKKGESILIGDTIHDFEVALEIGADCLLTAEGHQSYERLASTGCKVVHSLEELL from the coding sequence ATGATCGAGCTCTCTAAATACAAACATATTATCTGGGATTGGAACGGAACGATTCTCAGCGATCTTGATATGTGTGTTAATATTATAAATGAACTTCTTGAAGCACATGATATGCAGACAATTTCAACGGAACAGTATAAATCTGTTTTTACTATTCCCGTAGAAAACTATTATAAAGAAATCGGATTCGATTTCAGCAAAAAGAGTTTTGAGATAATCGGGAAGGAATGGATGGACGAATATGAAAGAAGAAAATATGATGATGCAATTATACATCCCGCGGTTTCAAAAATTATTTCTTCAATACATCAAAACGGACAAAGCCAATCAATACTTTCCGCATATATGCAGCATACTTTAGAGGAACTTGTTTCACATTACAACTTGACCGAATATTTCGATTACTTGGTAGGTGCCGGTGATATATATGCGTACGGAAAAGTTGAGCAAGGTAAAATGCTGATGAATAAACTTGGATTAAAAAAAGGCGAATCAATTCTAATCGGTGATACAATACACGATTTTGAAGTTGCACTAGAAATTGGCGCTGATTGCCTTTTAACGGCTGAAGGTCATCAATCTTATGAAAGATTAGCTTCAACCGGATGTAAGGTTGTGCATTCTTTGGAAGAACTCTTATAA
- a CDS encoding potassium/proton antiporter: MITIDLLLFIGAILILISLLIAKLFHNIGIPTMLLFIAVGILAGSEGIGGIYFDDANLAQSIGIIALVFILFSGGLDTNWSDSKQVVLPSFLLASVGVLITAIIIALFIMWLFDTSFLWGLLFGSIISSTDAAAVFSILRTGNISLKGKIKPLLELESGSNDPMAVFLTIGTIELLLSPEKPVIDLAIMFLLQIGLGGALGFGGGRLMAYLVNKLNFFYEGVYPIFALSIALLIYSSAAVLGGSGFLAIYIAGVVLGNCQFVHKRSLIRFFDGLAVLSQITMFLTLGLLLFPSELLDVIGLGFLLSALLMFVARPLSVLITLIPFKFTIKEKIFASWVGLRGAVPIILATFPLLMGVENSGLIFDLVFFIVLTSALVQGWSINPVAKLLKLAAPLEKARSVQIEFTSTTKDDTEMIEIIIPFSSKVIGKQIVDLNFPEESRIILVTRDEKNIVPSGQTILEGGDILSMLVNKNNINSIRQIFS; this comes from the coding sequence ATGATCACCATTGATTTATTACTTTTTATCGGTGCGATTCTTATTCTAATCAGTTTATTGATCGCAAAACTTTTTCATAATATCGGCATTCCTACAATGCTGCTTTTTATAGCTGTAGGAATTCTTGCCGGTTCTGAAGGTATTGGCGGAATTTATTTTGACGATGCAAACCTTGCACAATCAATAGGTATTATAGCTTTAGTTTTTATTTTATTTTCGGGCGGGTTGGATACAAATTGGAGTGATTCAAAACAAGTTGTTTTACCCTCGTTTTTACTTGCCTCAGTAGGGGTCTTAATTACTGCAATAATTATCGCATTATTTATAATGTGGTTGTTTGATACATCCTTTCTTTGGGGTTTACTATTTGGTTCTATAATTTCCTCAACTGATGCTGCTGCTGTTTTTTCGATTCTTCGTACCGGAAATATCTCATTAAAGGGAAAAATAAAACCATTACTTGAACTTGAATCCGGAAGTAATGATCCGATGGCAGTATTCCTCACAATCGGAACGATAGAATTATTACTTTCACCTGAGAAACCTGTTATTGATTTAGCAATCATGTTTTTGCTTCAAATTGGTTTAGGTGGAGCGCTTGGTTTTGGCGGTGGCAGATTAATGGCATATTTAGTAAACAAACTTAATTTCTTTTACGAAGGTGTTTATCCAATTTTTGCGCTTTCAATAGCACTGTTGATATATTCTTCCGCAGCGGTTTTAGGTGGAAGCGGATTTCTTGCCATCTATATTGCCGGAGTTGTTCTTGGGAATTGCCAATTTGTACATAAAAGATCTTTAATTAGATTCTTTGATGGACTTGCAGTGTTAAGTCAAATTACAATGTTTCTTACTCTAGGTCTATTATTATTTCCATCTGAATTACTTGATGTAATTGGTTTAGGATTTTTACTCAGCGCATTACTTATGTTTGTTGCCAGACCTTTGAGTGTTCTGATTACGTTAATTCCATTTAAATTTACGATCAAAGAAAAAATATTTGCATCGTGGGTGGGTTTACGTGGTGCGGTTCCGATTATCCTCGCTACTTTCCCTCTTTTAATGGGTGTAGAAAACTCGGGATTAATTTTTGATTTAGTTTTCTTTATTGTACTTACATCGGCATTAGTTCAAGGATGGTCAATTAATCCGGTTGCAAAGTTATTAAAACTTGCTGCCCCGTTAGAAAAAGCAAGAAGTGTACAGATTGAATTCACATCAACCACAAAAGATGATACCGAGATGATTGAAATCATAATTCCGTTTAGCTCAAAAGTTATCGGGAAACAAATTGTTGATCTAAATTTCCCGGAAGAAAGTAGAATTATTTTAGTAACCCGTGATGAAAAAAATATTGTGCCCAGCGGTCAAACTATTTTAGAAGGCGGAGATATTCTATCGATGCTGGTAAATAAAAATAACATTAACTCAATAAGACAAATATTTTCCTAA
- a CDS encoding cold-shock protein, which produces MAERETGTVKWFNASKGYGFITRDGGEELFVHFSSIQSDGYKKLEEGQKVEFTVVEAEKGPQAQEVVNIAG; this is translated from the coding sequence ATGGCAGAGCGCGAAACCGGTACCGTAAAATGGTTCAACGCATCAAAAGGATACGGCTTCATCACAAGAGACGGTGGTGAAGAATTATTTGTCCATTTCAGTTCTATTCAATCCGATGGATACAAAAAACTTGAAGAAGGACAAAAAGTAGAATTCACTGTTGTTGAAGCAGAAAAAGGTCCGCAAGCTCAAGAAGTTGTTAACATCGCTGGTTAA
- a CDS encoding DinB family protein, translating to MNKPKLDDFPEYYKRYIQQVIDKDIFKYFEEQKFSTKKFFENIDEEKSNYRYADNKWSIKQILGHICDSERIFTARALKFARNEKQALPGFEENEYVRAANFDELPLQLLIDDFVIMRDSHISLFKTFNDEILSRKGIANNTEYTVGSILYIMAGHIDHHIEVIKERYL from the coding sequence ATGAATAAACCAAAACTAGATGATTTTCCGGAATATTATAAAAGATATATTCAACAAGTAATTGATAAAGATATTTTTAAATACTTTGAAGAACAAAAGTTTTCGACTAAGAAATTTTTTGAAAACATAGACGAAGAGAAATCCAATTACAGATACGCGGATAATAAATGGAGTATTAAACAAATTCTAGGTCACATCTGTGATTCAGAAAGAATATTTACAGCTCGCGCATTAAAATTTGCAAGAAACGAAAAGCAAGCTCTGCCGGGCTTCGAAGAAAACGAGTATGTCCGAGCAGCTAACTTTGATGAACTTCCGTTGCAATTATTAATAGATGATTTTGTTATTATGAGGGATTCTCATATTTCACTTTTCAAAACATTTAATGATGAGATTCTATCTCGCAAAGGAATCGCAAATAATACTGAATATACAGTTGGTTCAATTTTGTATATAATGGCGGGACATATAGATCATCACATCGAAGTGATAAAGGAAAGATATCTGTAA
- a CDS encoding NAAT family transporter, protein MDQITEYILYAFATLFTMVNPLGVMPVYTTMTAKLPSDEARKTALKAVLIAGITLLLFAFTGKFIFDFFHISINGLRIVGGVIFFMAGYDMLQARLIRTKTDKETTHEFVDDISITPLAIPMIAGPGAMTVSIVLMSDAHTLLLKGVLVAVILVVLLITFLVLISSRKIIRKLGESGNKVLTRIMGLIVMVIAVEFVFSGLKPILRDILMIGN, encoded by the coding sequence ATGGATCAGATAACGGAATACATACTTTACGCATTTGCTACATTATTTACAATGGTAAATCCGCTTGGTGTAATGCCAGTTTATACAACAATGACAGCGAAGTTACCATCGGATGAAGCACGCAAGACCGCATTGAAAGCTGTGTTAATTGCCGGTATTACTCTTTTACTTTTTGCGTTTACGGGTAAATTCATTTTTGACTTCTTTCATATTTCTATTAACGGATTACGAATCGTTGGTGGAGTTATCTTTTTTATGGCTGGTTATGATATGCTCCAAGCAAGATTAATTAGAACAAAAACCGATAAAGAAACTACACATGAATTTGTTGATGATATTTCAATTACACCACTTGCAATTCCAATGATTGCCGGTCCGGGTGCAATGACGGTTTCAATTGTTTTAATGAGCGATGCACATACATTATTATTAAAGGGAGTTTTAGTTGCCGTAATTCTCGTTGTATTATTAATTACCTTTTTAGTTTTAATATCATCTCGTAAAATTATTCGTAAGCTTGGTGAAAGCGGAAATAAAGTTCTAACCCGAATAATGGGATTGATAGTAATGGTTATTGCCGTCGAATTTGTCTTCAGCGGATTGAAACCTATATTACGTGACATCCTGATGATTGGCAATTAA
- a CDS encoding pyridoxal-dependent decarboxylase, which yields MNKKYVDMSPEEFRKYGHELIDWIANYFENIESYPALAKINPGDVKSKLPESPPLKPENMKNVFNDIDEIIMPGMTHWNHPKFMAYFNSSGSGPGILAELLSGAFNINGMLWKSSPASTELEEVMMNWLRQMIGLPENFWGIIYDGGSASTLHGIAMAKENIEGADFRLKGMSGRSDTKRLRLYQSEHAHSSVERAAITLGIGIEGVKKIPVNEKFELISSELKKAIEEDRKNGWFPFCVVGTVGTTSSTAIDPIPEISKICKEENLWLHVDAAHAGSAAILPEMKYILNGCEEADSFYFNPHKWMFVPIDVSAFYTKHPDVLRRTFSIVAEYLKTEHDKNAVNHMDYGIQLGRRFRSLKLWFLIRHFGVEGIQNIIREHLRLGKLVEKWVLESEQFELLAPVNFSTICFRIVPGKLQTDEQLNSFNEKLLEKINQTGEFFLTHTKLNGMFTIRIVISGLRTTEKHVQQVWQHILKCYKEIEAF from the coding sequence ATGAATAAAAAGTATGTTGATATGTCTCCCGAGGAGTTCAGAAAGTATGGCCATGAACTTATTGATTGGATCGCAAATTATTTTGAGAATATTGAAAGTTATCCAGCGCTTGCAAAAATTAATCCCGGTGATGTAAAATCTAAACTTCCCGAATCGCCACCGTTAAAACCAGAGAATATGAAAAATGTTTTTAATGACATTGATGAAATCATAATGCCGGGAATGACACATTGGAATCATCCGAAATTTATGGCTTATTTTAATTCCAGTGGAAGTGGTCCCGGAATCCTTGCAGAACTGCTTTCCGGTGCGTTTAATATTAACGGGATGTTGTGGAAATCCTCGCCTGCTTCAACAGAACTTGAAGAAGTTATGATGAATTGGCTTAGACAAATGATAGGTCTCCCGGAAAATTTTTGGGGAATTATTTATGACGGCGGATCGGCTTCTACATTACACGGCATTGCAATGGCTAAAGAAAATATTGAAGGTGCCGACTTTAGATTAAAAGGAATGAGTGGAAGGAGTGATACTAAGAGATTAAGGTTATATCAATCAGAACATGCGCATTCTTCTGTTGAAAGAGCAGCTATTACATTGGGAATAGGTATTGAAGGAGTTAAAAAAATTCCGGTCAATGAAAAATTTGAATTGATTTCTTCGGAGTTGAAAAAAGCTATTGAAGAAGATAGAAAAAATGGTTGGTTTCCGTTTTGTGTTGTTGGAACAGTTGGTACAACTTCCTCAACTGCAATTGATCCGATTCCGGAAATATCAAAAATCTGTAAAGAAGAAAATCTTTGGCTTCATGTTGATGCAGCACACGCTGGTTCGGCAGCAATTCTACCTGAAATGAAATATATCTTAAATGGATGCGAAGAAGCGGATTCATTTTATTTTAATCCGCACAAATGGATGTTTGTCCCGATTGATGTTTCCGCATTTTATACAAAACATCCTGATGTACTACGACGAACTTTCAGCATTGTAGCGGAATATTTAAAAACCGAACATGATAAAAACGCCGTTAATCATATGGATTACGGTATTCAACTTGGCAGAAGATTTCGATCGCTTAAATTGTGGTTCTTAATTAGGCACTTTGGAGTTGAAGGTATTCAGAATATTATAAGAGAACATCTTCGTCTCGGCAAATTAGTTGAAAAATGGGTACTTGAATCTGAACAATTTGAATTGTTAGCGCCGGTTAATTTCAGCACAATATGTTTTCGTATAGTCCCGGGAAAATTACAAACAGATGAACAATTGAATTCCTTTAATGAAAAACTGTTAGAAAAAATTAATCAAACGGGAGAATTCTTTTTAACACATACAAAGCTCAACGGCATGTTTACAATTAGAATTGTGATTTCCGGTTTGCGTACTACCGAAAAACACGTGCAACAAGTTTGGCAGCATATTCTTAAATGTTATAAAGAAATTGAAGCTTTTTAA
- a CDS encoding alpha/beta fold hydrolase, whose amino-acid sequence MKLNFDPVTQDPPEVDLKYPATVRTFTLDSHGSKLIGSILIAAGEGPHPTVILLTGFPGNDTNIDIAHAIRRNGFNVVHFHYRGSWGSGGSYSWSNCIEDSKLVITYFRSDEVKDLYRCDNKKVILVGHSMGGFITLLNLANDSLLKHGAAFAGFNFGLWADFIKSNEDIKNISLDRMHDSVLLLNGTSEQDLLNEMLQHNKEWNLINHVKTLAKKDLLLIAAKFDQLAPVELHHFPLSKALKKYNPTYTERIISCGHSFSDKRIELTREVINWLNKIEF is encoded by the coding sequence ATGAAACTTAACTTTGATCCAGTAACACAAGATCCACCTGAAGTTGATCTAAAATATCCGGCTACGGTTCGTACTTTTACACTCGATTCTCATGGGAGTAAACTAATCGGTTCTATATTAATTGCAGCGGGAGAAGGACCTCATCCGACTGTTATTCTCTTAACCGGTTTTCCCGGTAATGATACAAATATAGATATTGCTCATGCAATAAGAAGAAACGGTTTTAATGTTGTCCATTTTCATTATCGCGGTTCTTGGGGAAGCGGTGGAAGTTATTCATGGAGTAATTGTATTGAAGATTCCAAATTAGTGATTACCTACTTCAGATCTGATGAAGTAAAGGATTTATATCGATGTGATAATAAAAAAGTAATTCTTGTTGGTCATAGCATGGGTGGATTTATCACTTTGTTAAATTTAGCAAATGATAGTTTGCTAAAACATGGTGCTGCTTTCGCCGGGTTCAATTTCGGGTTATGGGCGGATTTTATTAAATCAAATGAAGACATAAAAAATATTTCACTCGATAGAATGCATGATTCTGTGCTATTGCTTAATGGAACTTCAGAGCAAGATTTGTTAAATGAAATGTTGCAGCATAATAAAGAGTGGAATTTGATAAATCATGTTAAAACATTAGCAAAAAAAGATTTATTGTTAATCGCGGCAAAATTCGATCAACTTGCGCCGGTTGAACTCCATCATTTTCCTTTATCCAAAGCTCTAAAGAAGTATAACCCAACCTATACAGAGAGAATAATTTCTTGCGGGCATTCATTTTCGGATAAACGAATTGAACTGACAAGAGAAGTAATAAATTGGTTGAATAAAATTGAGTTTTAG